A stretch of DNA from Chloroflexota bacterium:
AAGAGTTTTTCGACACTTGGGTCCCATTGCATATGGGCTTGATGATTGAGGGCGTCTCGCACTGTTGAATGGCGAGGCGGTGATGTCGCGCGAAGGGAGGGCACTTCAGGGTTCGTAATGTGCCCCAGAGCGTGTCTGAAAATTCACCGGTAAGATGTTGGGGAGCATCCCACAGCTAAGCTCTCCATAGGGAGGGCTTGAAGGGGGGCTAGCTACAGAGTCCTTTCTTTTTCAGTTTGCACTTACTTTCCTCTGTCTTTTCCGCAGAAACCTGGGCCGAGGCCCGGTGGGTCAAAGGAAAGGGTGAAAGGGAGGCTCCTCCGCGCTTCCCTGCAGCGGGGGCGGCAGGACTTCTTCTCAGTGACTATTTTACGGAGTTGTGCTGTGTCAGATACCCTCCTTGTGTCATGTTCATTTTGCGCTGCCCTGAATCCTGTGCTAAAATCGACTCCAGTTTTGTGAATCACGTTGCCAAGGGACGGCCCAACATCAGGTCTTGGTGCCCCCCTGAGAGTTTTCCCCTAAACGATGTGCGCGTTGAGATCCTGTGTGCAGCGCTTACGTGAATCGTAGCGGCTCAAATCGTGGACGGACCCCGGCGAGTGTTTTGCAGGATCGTAGCTAAGACGTTCGGACAAACTGCTCATACCCCACAGGAGGCGACCGGTGCTTCGTAGTTACGCCTTCATCGCCATCCTCGCGATCATCGCGTTCGGCTTCGCCGTCGTCGCTCTGGCGTTCGCCTGGCTTGTGCGCCCCAAGAAGCCCAACCCGATCAAGAACGATATCTATGAGTGCGGACTGGAGACGGTAGGGGATACCTGGGTACGGTTCAAGGCCCAGTATTACCTCTTTGCTCTGATCTTCGTGATCTTCGACGTGGAGGCCGTGTTCCTTTTCCCCTGGGCTGTCGCCTACAATCAACTAGGCTTGTACGCGTTGGTGGAGGCCGCTCTGTTTATCCTCATTCTGGTGGGCGGCCTTTTCTATGCCTGGGCCAAAGGCGCGCTGGAATGGCAGTGATGCATGTGAGGAGCGGGGTGAAGCAGCATGAACTTCATCGCTGATCTGTTTCGCAATATCGGGATGGCCGTCATCAACTGGTTGAGCGGTTTCCTGCCGGGGTGGGCGGTGGCGTTGGTCAACGACGTGTTGGTGGCGCTGCTTCTGCTCACCGTGGGGCTGTTGATCGTCCTGTTCGTGATCTGGTTCGAGCGCAAGGCGATCGCCCGGATGCAGGATCGGCTGGGGCCGAACCGGGCGGGGCCGGCCGGGCTGCTGCAGAACGTCGCCGACGCCATGAAGCTGCTCATCAAGGAGGACATCACCCCTTTCAACGCTGATCGTTGGGTGTACAATCTGGCCCCCATCCTCTCCGTGTTCGCCGCGATCATGCTGCTGGCGGTGATCCCGTTTGGCCCTGGGCTCATCGGCGAGGATCTGGACGTCGGCATCTTGTACGTGATCGCCCTGGGCTCCTTCAGTAGCATGGCGGTCCTGATGGCCGGGTGGAGTTCCAACAACAAGTACGCGTTGTTGGGGGGCTTCCGCGTGGTGGCGCAGCTGCTCAGCTATGAGATCCCCATGGTTTTGGCCATCCTCAGCGTCGTCATGCTGGGGGGAACCCTCTCCATGCAGGGACTGGTGGAGGCTCAAGCCGGTGGGCGATGGTTCATCTTC
This window harbors:
- a CDS encoding NADH-quinone oxidoreductase subunit A, translated to MLRSYAFIAILAIIAFGFAVVALAFAWLVRPKKPNPIKNDIYECGLETVGDTWVRFKAQYYLFALIFVIFDVEAVFLFPWAVAYNQLGLYALVEAALFILILVGGLFYAWAKGALEWQ
- the nuoH gene encoding NADH-quinone oxidoreductase subunit NuoH; its protein translation is MNFIADLFRNIGMAVINWLSGFLPGWAVALVNDVLVALLLLTVGLLIVLFVIWFERKAIARMQDRLGPNRAGPAGLLQNVADAMKLLIKEDITPFNADRWVYNLAPILSVFAAIMLLAVIPFGPGLIGEDLDVGILYVIALGSFSSMAVLMAGWSSNNKYALLGGFRVVAQLLSYEIPMVLAILSVVMLGGTLSMQGLVEAQAGGRWFIFLMPTAFLIYLVSAVAETGRSPFDLLEAESELVAGFHIEYSGMKFAWFYLAEFMNTFTLSAVAATLFLGGWRGPFVGSAPVLGVVYFAIKVGVVYTLFTWFRGTFPRVRIDQLMALAWKILVPGALANLLLVAFLIKIPVPTLVQSLLLLVFNVALLLAGLGWIGRALRLRAERRQPVAA